The DNA segment GTTGCCGGCCGGCGGATCGCCGCCGCGACCACCCTGAAATTGATCACCACGAGGCGCAGATCCTCGCCCTCCACGCACTCCTCGACCAGCACCTCGCTGGAGATCTTGCGGGCCTCGCCGATGGCGGTCTCCAGCTCGGCAAGCGAGGTGATCCCGACGGATATGCCCTGCCCCTGCTCGCCGCGGGCGGGCTTCACCACCAGCCGGCCGTGACGGCTCAGAAAGGCGACGATCTCCTCCATCGGAGCCGCCGTGGTCATCTGCTCGGGCACGCGCACGCCGGCCTCGGCGACGATACGGCTGGTGACGCTCTTGTCGTCGCAGATCGACATCGCCACCGCCGAGGTCAATTCGGACAGGCTCTCGCGGCAGCGCACCGAGCGCGCGCCGAAGGTGAGCCGGAAGAACCCGCTGGCGGCGTCGATCTCCTCCACCACGATCCCGCGACGGCGGGCCTCGTTGATGATGATCCGCGCATAGGGATTGAAGCCCTCCAGCGTCTCGGGGCCGGAGAACAGCTTCTCGTTGATGGGGTTCTTGCGCTTCACGGTGAAGTAGGGGACCCGCTCGAAGCCGAGCTTCTCATACAGCGCGATGGCCTGCGTGTTGTCGTGCATCACCGAGAGGTCGAGGAAGGCGGCGCCCTCCTGCGCGAAATGCTCCGCCAGGTGCCGCACCAGCGCTTCGCCGACGCCCGGCTGGCGCGCCTGCGGGTCCACCGCAAGGCACCACAGCGAGGCGCCGCGCTCGGGATCGTCGAAGGCGCGGATGTGGCTGACGCCGGTCACCGTGCCGATCACCTGTCCGGTCACCTCGTCGGCGGCCACCAGATAGACAATCGGGTCGGGATCACGCTCGGAGGCGAAGAACTGCGGCGGCGCCGTCACCATGCCGCGCGCGGCATAGATCCGATTGATCGCCTCGGCGTCGGTGCGTGACGACAGCGGGCGGATGATGAAGCCCGGCAGCGGCCGGTCGGACGCCTCATAGGTCGAAAGATCCAGCCGGAAGGTGTGGGAGGGATCGAGGAACACCTCCTGCGGCGCGTGGGCCAGCAGCACATGCGGATCGAGCACATAGACCGCGATGTCACGCCGGTCCGGCCGCTCCTCGCGCAGGGTGGAGAGCAGGTCCGGCATGCTGGCGAAGGTCTGGCCGAAGATCAGCCGTCCCCAGCCGACATCGAAAGCGCAATTGGGCGTCACGTCGTTCCCCTCGTTCTCGCTCAAACGCCGTGCGACTGGAGCCACATCTCCAGAAGCGCCACCTGCCACAGTTCCGAGCCGCGCAGCGGCGTGATGTGCGACACCGGATCGGCGAACAGCGTGTCGAGATACTCGCCCCGGAACAGCCCGCGCTCGCGCGCCTTCTGCGAGCCGAGCACGTCCTTCACCATGGTGAGGTATTCGCCCGAGATGTATTTGAGCTGGGGCACCGGGAAGTAACCCTTGGGACGGTCGATCACCTCATGGGGCACGACGAGACGCGCGGCTTCCTTCAGCACGCCCTTGCCCCCGTGGGCGAGCTTGAACTCGGGCGGGATGGTCGCGGCAAGTTCCACCAGCTCGTGGTCCAGGAACGGCACGCGCGCCTCAAGACCCCAGGCCATGGTCATGCTGTCGACCCGCTTCACCGGGTCGTCGACCAGCATCACTTGCGAATCCAGCCGCAGCGCGCGATCGACCGGCGTCGCCGCGCCCTCCATCATCAGATGCGCGGCCACCAGATCGCGGCTGGCATCGGTGTCGGCGATCCACTCATCGCCGAGCTGGCGCGTCAGCGTGGCGTGGTCACGGTCGAAGAACACCTTGGCGTAGTCGCCGACCACGTCGTTGCTGTCGGCAAGCGGGGGATACCAATGATAGCCGGCGAACACCTCGTCCGCGCCCTGCCCCGACTGCACCACCTTGATCGACTTGGAGACCTCCCGGGAGAGCAGGTAGAAGCCGATATTGTCGTAGGACACCATCGGCTCGGACATGGCGTGGATGGTGGCCGGCAGCGCGCCCATCAGGTCGCTTGAGGGCACGAAGATCTTGTGGTGATTGGTGCCGTAGTG comes from the Ancylobacter pratisalsi genome and includes:
- the ngg gene encoding N-acetylglutaminylglutamine synthetase, which codes for MAPVARRLSENEGNDVTPNCAFDVGWGRLIFGQTFASMPDLLSTLREERPDRRDIAVYVLDPHVLLAHAPQEVFLDPSHTFRLDLSTYEASDRPLPGFIIRPLSSRTDAEAINRIYAARGMVTAPPQFFASERDPDPIVYLVAADEVTGQVIGTVTGVSHIRAFDDPERGASLWCLAVDPQARQPGVGEALVRHLAEHFAQEGAAFLDLSVMHDNTQAIALYEKLGFERVPYFTVKRKNPINEKLFSGPETLEGFNPYARIIINEARRRGIVVEEIDAASGFFRLTFGARSVRCRESLSELTSAVAMSICDDKSVTSRIVAEAGVRVPEQMTTAAPMEEIVAFLSRHGRLVVKPARGEQGQGISVGITSLAELETAIGEARKISSEVLVEECVEGEDLRLVVINFRVVAAAIRRPATVVGDGRSTVLELIEAQSRRRAAATGGESRIPCDAETERTVRDAGFALNAVLPAGQELKVRRTANLHTGGTIHDVTDVVHPLLVDAAVKVARAIDIPVVGVDLMVKSPMGADYAFIEANERPGLANHEPQPTAERFIDLLFPLAMPTSVRQVLDAPQARAES